In Candidatus Cloacimonadota bacterium, the following are encoded in one genomic region:
- a CDS encoding mechanosensitive ion channel, with protein MNVETIINKISELAAEYAPKLLLIIITWIVGSFVIKHLLKLITKGMIRSKVEVSLQKFILSLTGILLKVLLFISIISMVGVKMTSFVAILGAMAFAIGMSLQGSLGNFAGGVLIILFKPFKVGDFIQAQGFSGTVNEIQMFCTVLKTPDNKTIIVPNGALSSGSIVNFSTEETRRIDWTFGIGYDDDIKKTQTVLLELVNKDKRILKDPAPFVRIGELADSSVNFTVRAWVKSADYWDVHFDMIENVKMEFDKNKISIPFPQMDVHLDK; from the coding sequence ATGAATGTGGAAACAATTATCAACAAAATTTCGGAATTAGCTGCGGAGTATGCACCCAAATTGCTTCTAATAATTATCACCTGGATCGTCGGATCATTTGTTATCAAGCATTTATTGAAGCTGATCACAAAAGGAATGATCAGAAGCAAAGTGGAAGTATCATTACAGAAATTCATCTTGAGCCTGACCGGAATATTATTGAAAGTTCTTCTTTTCATATCGATCATTTCCATGGTCGGTGTGAAGATGACTTCCTTTGTCGCTATTTTAGGAGCAATGGCTTTTGCGATTGGTATGTCTCTTCAGGGAAGTCTGGGAAATTTTGCCGGTGGAGTATTGATCATTCTCTTTAAACCCTTTAAAGTTGGTGATTTTATTCAGGCACAAGGATTTTCAGGAACTGTCAATGAAATCCAGATGTTCTGCACGGTTTTAAAAACTCCCGACAATAAAACTATTATCGTTCCAAACGGTGCTTTATCAAGTGGTAGCATTGTGAATTTCTCCACAGAAGAAACTCGTCGGATCGATTGGACATTCGGAATCGGATATGATGATGATATCAAGAAAACTCAAACTGTTTTATTAGAACTTGTGAATAAAGATAAACGAATTCTAAAAGATCCTGCTCCTTTTGTAAGAATTGGAGAACTCGCTGATAGTTCTGTGAATTTCACTGTTCGAGCCTGGGTAAAAAGTGCTGATTACTGGGATGTTCATTTTGATATGATTGAAAATGTTAAAATGGAATTTGATAAGAATAAAATCTCGATTCCATTTCCGCAAATGGATGTTCATCTCGATAAGTAG